A stretch of DNA from Sugiyamaella lignohabitans strain CBS 10342 chromosome B, complete sequence:
CCCGAGTTAATACAGATCTACGTTCAACGAGTCGATTAATGACCATCGACTGGTCAGTAGGACGCGGTTTCTCAATGTCGAGATCATCATCTGATTCTTCTTGGAAGATTGTGGGAAGTTGCACAGCTTGCGTTTGCTCTTCATTAGGATCATCCTTGCCTTCATCTAAAAATGAAAGCTGGCGACGAATGGATTCAATGCCAAACTTGGAACTTGTCTTTGTAGGTTTTGTAGTTATGGCGGATTTCGATGGTCCTTCTGTGGGGGCAGTAGCACCATTAGTCGTAGGCAAAGTCACATTACTGCTCTCATATTCTtgttcatcatcaacatcggCGAAGATAGATACCGTCTTAGACACTTCAGCAATGGAATCTATAAACGCAGATGCTTTGGCATTATTTGCTAATGCTGAAATACGTTCTTCCTCCATCAgtttcattctctttttctgttctcGACGCTGTAATTCACGGCTGTAGTCTtcgtcctcatcatcatccagATCATCAAGTCCATCCCTTCGTCGCTTTCTCCACCCTCCATTCAAAACATCGTCAACAATCTTATTGAGCTGTTCGTTATCACGGTCTCGTTCTTTTTCGGCATACAATTCTTGGACTTTGGCTGTTGCTACATCTACCTtcttatcatcatcaacaaggTTTTCCAGATTATAGttttcatcgtcttcatcatcatcacttGCACCGCCAATACCTGCCCATTCATCATCTGATTCAACAGCCTCCTCATCTATGATACCTCGAACAGAACTATTCTTCTTGTCGTATTTACCTGATTTGACAGATTTTAGTGCTCCTTTTACAAGCTTGCGATGATGCCTTGGAGGTGCTGATTCGCCCTCCGACTCGGAACTATCTTGAATTCTTTGTGTCTTCTCTGAGAATGAATCCTGACTGGGATCGGGCAATTGTGATAATTGAGTCAACATCGGGAAATTGCTGTGCTCCTGAAGATAATTTTCCCTAAGCTGTTTCAGATCGGGCGTTGCTAGTGGTAGAGGTTTTACTTGTGTATTTGGAGGTAGCATCTCAGTATCGAGTGCATTAAGCATACCTGCCTCTCTAAGTAACTGCATCTTTTTCTGGGGTGAATTATTAGAGATGGCATCTACTTTCTGAGTAGATTCGAATAGGTCACCAAGAGACATCGTGTTTCCAGACTGAATAAAAGATTCTTGAGTATTTTTAATGAAACCcacatcttcatctgaCTCGTCATCTGAGACTATCTTTCTCGAACGACCGACGCTTGGAATAATAGTATCCTCATGGTCAACAATGAAACTACTAGGAATTTCAACAATGGGACCAACCTCCTCTCTGGAAGACTCGCCAGCATCAggcttttctttttcttctgctgcattgtcttcttcttcctcttcctcttcctcctcttcttcttcgtcttcttcttcatcatcatcatcatcatcattgtcTTCCTCATTACTCCCAACTTCATCAATTTCGCTCCCAGATGGATCATAACCCAATATATCCTCCCCATTTTCGTCAGCACTGACTCCAGCGTCACCATACCCTATTTcaggttcttcttcaccttcGTCCAAATTGaaatcttcatcatcttcgtcatcaccttctccttctccaaTTTCCTTCTTTCGCAACTCTTCAGCTAGTCGCCGTTCTCTTTCTAAAAGAGATTCAACAATTTCGTTTTCTTTCGActtctcctcttcatccagCACAATGATTCCGCGTGCCTTTAATTCAGAGACTCTCTCATTACGGTCTTTAATGGCTTGCTCACGCTGTTTGGCCTCTAGCTTTGCCAGTAGTCCACTGTTAAGCAAACTACTCTTTGACCTAGGTTTGCCTAAATCTATTCTAGCCAGTGCTGCAAGTTTTTTGACTGGGGCAGTAATCTTATTTGCACATGTGGGTGGAATAACCTCtaaatcatcatcgtcatctgaACCCTCGTGTACATTTCGCTTTCCGGAACTGACAAAGCTTGTCAGTCTACGAggttgtggtggtggaggtggggCTACTTTTTTGTTGCTGAATTTGTGTgcatttttgtttgtatTTCTCTGTGGACTGGCAGCCAGAGGACTAGTAGGAGGCGTGTCTCGGTTACGATTGGTTTCATCCGAATCCTGCTCTCCATCACTTTCATCGAAGTTTGCTAAGAAACTATCAACAGTGATTAACTTGACGGTATGAGATCCAGGATCAAGCTCTAAACTTCTTTCTAACCGCTGGGTTTCCTTAGCTGTGATCTCGAGTTCCTTTCGAGTTATCTTTGATTCTGTTAGTATCAAACGTTTATTGTAGAACTTCCTCTCGTACTTACTTTCTTGGGGCCCGTACTCTGGGATGCTACAGTTGATACCGCTCTATCTGGAATGTCTTGttcgtcttcttctattGGGAAATTCACGTGAACCTGATCATGAGCTTGTGTTATAacaatttcttcttcttcctcttcttcttcctcattatcagaaatatttaGAACAcctctctttctctttgaaGGCTGGatttcatcgtcatcatcaaagAGCATGGAATTAGATAATaatgatgctgttgttccAAATAagtcgtcgtcttcgtcgacATCGTCGTGGTCCTCTTCAATAGCTTGTCTTCTATCATGTTTGGTATTTTCGTCCAAAAAAACTTGGTCTTTGTCCTGCGAGGTTTGGTTCAATTGTTCGAATTGCGAATGCTGGCTCGAGTCTTCTTGCTCTAAGTTTAGTTTGTTATTCTCGTCTAACAGCAAGCTAGTTGAGTTGTCGATAGTCGAATCAATTGTATTCTTGCCGTATGCGGGAGTACCCGtcaatttctttttaaATTCAGCCAGGGAAAAGCTATTAGCTGTTGTTTTGGACGGTTGATTGTCGCTAGTTTCATCGTCGAACTCAGCAAGTAACCTATTTAACTTTGAGTTTGGAGTCAAAATAGGGCTACTTGTCAGCTCGTTTACTTCCACTCTATTACGGGGTGGTGTTTTGGGTAATTCTGATATAGACATTCTCGTATTGGTATCAATATTCCGTTGGTCAGGAATATATTGGTTCGAGTCGTTTTATATCTAACGTACTCCAGGGAAGTAATATCAAAGACGTGACCCGCGACACGAAATAATAACCGCGTCTCGGCTGCATACCCGTGCATTTTGACTGTTAGGCCTGTAGCGTTTTTGAAATGAGGCTTGACAATGGATCCGAGATTAGATAGCTCTTTCCTCAGTTAAAGAATAAACACTATCAAGATCAAAATTAACACGTTATGTGTACATATCTCTCTGTACGTGATCTGCATCTGATTGCCGATCTTTGATTTTTAATTGACGAGATAGTTTATCAAGCTAAGGACgaacttcttgaacaaaGATTAAACTGATAGTATTCATAGATATAAAACTCCTACTAAATCTATATTAAATCTATATTTTGTCCCAAGAAGTGAGCCAAAATTCGaaataattcaaaaaaaaaaaaaaatttcataTCAAGCGAAAGGTCCAAACTGTAACATTTCCAGCTATTGTAGATTGCTTCGGCGGGTATTAATATAGATAGGGTCTCTGACTAGTCTTTGAAATATATCTCTGAGTCTAGGTGTATCTCTGAATTCAATCTCATACTTATAACAAAAGAATCAACGGGGTATTTCTATAATTCAAAGGACAACCAGCGCCGAGATGTGACTATCCTTACAGGACATGATATCAGGCTTCCCTGATCAGCAAACTCTCTGTCAGAAAGTTCTTTGaagaaataatatcatgGCAAGtgtttatatataaccCATAAATAGCGCTACTTCAGCACAACTAGCTTGTAATATTTGAAGATAGTAAGTGGCAGATGTCACGTGCCAGCTCTTGAGACTCAT
This window harbors:
- the MRC1 gene encoding chromatin-modulating protein MRC1 translates to MSISELPKTPPRNRVEVNELTSSPILTPNSKLNRLLAEFDDETSDNQPSKTTANSFSLAEFKKKLTGTPAYGKNTIDSTIDNSTSLLLDENNKLNLEQEDSSQHSQFEQLNQTSQDKDQVFLDENTKHDRRQAIEEDHDDVDEDDDLFGTTASLLSNSMLFDDDDEIQPSKRKRGVLNISDNEEEEEEEEEIVITQAHDQVHVNFPIEEDEQDIPDRAVSTVASQSTGPKKELEITAKETQRLERSLELDPGSHTVKLITVDSFLANFDESDGEQDSDETNRNRDTPPTSPLAASPQRNTNKNAHKFSNKKVAPPPPPQPRRLTSFVSSGKRNVHEGSDDDDDLEVIPPTCANKITAPVKKLAALARIDLGKPRSKSSLLNSGLLAKLEAKQREQAIKDRNERVSELKARGIIVLDEEEKSKENEIVESLLERERRLAEELRKKEIGEGEGDDEDDEDFNLDEGEEEPEIGYGDAGVSADENGEDILGYDPSGSEIDEVGSNEEDNDDDDDDEEEDEEEEEEEEEEEEDNAAEEKEKPDAGESSREEVGPIVEIPSSFIVDHEDTIIPSVGRSRKIVSDDESDEDVGFIKNTQESFIQSGNTMSLGDLFESTQKVDAISNNSPQKKMQLLREAGMLNALDTEMLPPNTQVKPLPLATPDLKQLRENYLQEHSNFPMLTQLSQLPDPSQDSFSEKTQRIQDSSESEGESAPPRHHRKLVKGALKSVKSGKYDKKNSSVRGIIDEEAVESDDEWAGIGGASDDDEDDENYNLENLVDDDKKVDVATAKVQELYAEKERDRDNEQLNKIVDDVLNGGWRKRRRDGLDDLDDDEDEDYSRELQRREQKKRMKLMEEERISALANNAKASAFIDSIAEVSKTVSIFADVDDEQEYESSNVTLPTTNGATAPTEGPSKSAITTKPTKTSSKFGIESIRRQLSFLDEGKDDPNEEQTQAVQLPTIFQEESDDDLDIEKPRPTDQSMVINRLVERRSVLTRVRNEAADEIGPNRRRFTVRYDSLASNTDSTDGSSTKKTVEILQSLTTNSFSNVSRSSVVVKAQQNKPARSLVAPKKVSKVLSESRKNSKSLFSKGTWM